A genomic stretch from Bradyrhizobium sp. 195 includes:
- a CDS encoding dienelactone hydrolase family protein → MATTWRAFAVLIALCVSSSFAGGEAAAQSLPKEVATRAEIYPIPSLTLSDQQFLSGDAAAGKAVTVAGEFRVAQGTGKLPVVVLMHGSSGVGATTEAWVHAFNAMGVSTFVIDGFTGRGLTVVGPNQALLGRLNLIVDIYRSLEILAKHPRVDPDRIVLMGFSRGGQATLYASLDRFHKLWNKSGIQFAAYIPFYPDCSTTYVGDSEVTARPIRIFHGTPDDYNPVKSCKAFVERLKTAGRDVVLTEYPDSAHGFDSGLLGVSTVAVSANAQTVRNCHIREGDGSVLMNGDTNAPFSYKDACVELNPHVGGNPKTAAESRKAVVEFLLALFKLG, encoded by the coding sequence ATGGCCACGACATGGCGCGCTTTCGCAGTGCTGATCGCGCTGTGCGTTTCGAGTTCGTTCGCCGGCGGCGAAGCCGCCGCGCAGTCGCTGCCCAAGGAAGTCGCCACCCGCGCCGAGATCTATCCGATCCCCTCGCTCACGCTCTCCGACCAGCAATTCCTCAGCGGCGATGCCGCCGCCGGCAAGGCGGTGACGGTGGCCGGCGAATTCCGCGTGGCCCAGGGGACCGGCAAGCTCCCGGTCGTGGTGCTGATGCACGGCTCGAGCGGGGTCGGCGCGACCACCGAGGCCTGGGTGCACGCTTTCAACGCCATGGGCGTCTCGACCTTCGTGATCGACGGTTTCACCGGCCGCGGGCTGACCGTGGTGGGACCGAACCAGGCGCTGCTTGGCCGGCTCAACCTGATCGTCGACATCTACCGCTCGCTCGAAATCCTGGCGAAACACCCGCGCGTCGATCCGGACCGTATCGTGCTGATGGGCTTTTCGCGCGGCGGACAGGCGACGCTCTATGCAAGCCTCGACCGCTTCCACAAGCTCTGGAACAAGTCAGGCATCCAGTTCGCGGCTTATATCCCGTTCTATCCGGACTGCTCCACGACCTACGTTGGCGACAGCGAGGTCACCGCACGCCCGATCAGGATCTTCCACGGCACGCCCGACGACTACAATCCCGTCAAGAGCTGCAAGGCCTTCGTGGAGCGGCTCAAGACCGCCGGGCGCGATGTGGTGCTGACCGAATATCCTGATAGCGCGCACGGGTTCGACAGCGGCCTGCTCGGCGTCAGCACCGTCGCCGTATCGGCCAATGCGCAGACCGTGCGCAACTGCCACATCAGGGAAGGCGACGGCAGCGTGCTGATGAACGGCGACACCAACGCGCCCTTCTCCTACAAGGACGCGTGTGTCGAGCTCAACCCGCATGTCGGCGGCAATCCGAAGACGGCTGCGGAGTCGCGGAAAGCGGTCGTGGAGTTCTTGCTGGCGCTGTTCAAGCTGGGGTGA
- a CDS encoding twin-arginine translocation signal domain-containing protein: MERRNFLKLALGVTAGAAAFAATAQAAPLSPQPLSDPARTPQGNPDAHPAVTTSEEAAKLTPEQVHWHGRHRGWGHRHWRRHRRRWHRRHHW, translated from the coding sequence ATGGAGCGTCGGAACTTTTTGAAACTTGCATTGGGGGTGACGGCGGGCGCTGCCGCCTTCGCCGCGACGGCGCAGGCCGCGCCGCTGTCGCCGCAGCCGCTCAGTGATCCCGCTCGCACGCCGCAAGGCAATCCCGACGCTCATCCGGCCGTCACCACCAGCGAGGAAGCCGCCAAGCTGACTCCCGAACAGGTTCACTGGCATGGCCGCCATCGCGGCTGGGGCCACCGTCATTGGCGCCGGCATCGTCGGCGCTGGCACCGCCGCCATCACTGGTAA
- a CDS encoding IS110 family RNA-guided transposase — MTQTNITTAGIDTSKAKLDIAVHGRTERWQVANALPGWRALAANLAKAGVTRIGIEATGGYERGVVEHLRSAGFTVLLLQPLQVKAFAKVHLRRAKNDALDAVLIAACAAALDPPEIAPDPRLTELADYLTFLEQIEEDIRRFKTRLEHIDEPALRRIINSDIARLKARKAAQIRDIAKRLRAHDALAMRLKLVLSIPGIGERTALAIVIRMPELGRVSREQAAALAGLAPFDSDSGQHRGQRKIAGGRSRLRRSLFAAALPAAFRWNKALIALYARLMARGKVHNAALIACARKLLIYANTVVQRGTPWTEKVA, encoded by the coding sequence ATGACACAGACTAACATAACGACGGCCGGGATCGATACGTCCAAGGCTAAACTGGACATCGCGGTTCATGGTCGAACCGAACGCTGGCAGGTCGCCAATGCTTTACCGGGTTGGCGCGCTCTGGCAGCAAACCTGGCCAAGGCCGGCGTCACGCGGATCGGGATCGAGGCCACTGGCGGCTATGAACGTGGCGTGGTGGAGCATTTGCGATCGGCCGGTTTTACCGTGCTGTTGCTGCAGCCGCTTCAGGTCAAGGCCTTCGCCAAGGTGCATTTGCGCCGGGCCAAGAACGATGCGCTCGACGCCGTATTGATCGCCGCCTGTGCTGCGGCGCTCGATCCCCCTGAGATCGCGCCGGATCCGCGATTGACGGAATTGGCCGACTATCTGACCTTCCTTGAGCAGATCGAGGAAGATATCCGGCGCTTCAAGACGCGTCTCGAGCACATCGACGAGCCTGCGTTGCGACGCATCATCAACAGCGACATCGCCCGGTTGAAGGCACGCAAGGCCGCGCAGATTCGTGACATTGCCAAGCGCCTTCGTGCCCACGACGCCCTAGCCATGCGGCTCAAGCTGGTGCTGAGCATTCCCGGCATCGGCGAGCGGACGGCGCTGGCGATCGTCATCCGCATGCCCGAACTCGGACGCGTCAGCCGGGAGCAAGCCGCAGCCCTGGCCGGGCTGGCTCCCTTCGATTCCGACAGCGGACAGCACAGAGGACAGCGCAAGATCGCCGGAGGCCGCAGCCGCCTACGGCGCTCCCTGTTCGCCGCGGCCCTTCCAGCTGCCTTCCGCTGGAACAAGGCCTTGATCGCGCTCTATGCACGCCTCATGGCAAGGGGCAAAGTCCACAACGCAGCACTAATCGCCTGCGCCAGGAAACTCCTGATCTACGCCAATACTGTCGTACAACGCGGCACGCCCTGGACCGAAAAAGTCGCCTAG
- a CDS encoding glutathione S-transferase family protein has translation MADLTLTTFDWVPEPPRGFVRDLRVRWALEEAALPYRVASAPFEDRGPAHFAHQPFGQVPWLTNGDLSIFESGAILLHLGERSAKLMPTDPHGRAETTEWVFAALNSVEMASLPWAMSKFMGHPTDTAAWKFVDDFLKLRLKHLEPVLAGREWLAGSFSVADILMSDVLRVVDGFEGLADSPACRAYVARSTGRPAFAKAHADQMAHFAAADKARGA, from the coding sequence ATGGCCGACCTCACCCTGACCACCTTCGATTGGGTTCCCGAACCGCCGCGAGGTTTCGTGCGTGATCTGCGCGTGCGCTGGGCCCTCGAAGAAGCCGCGCTGCCCTATCGAGTCGCCAGCGCGCCTTTCGAAGATCGCGGGCCTGCGCATTTCGCGCACCAGCCGTTCGGCCAGGTGCCGTGGCTGACCAACGGCGACCTCTCGATCTTCGAGAGCGGCGCGATTCTGCTGCATCTCGGCGAGCGCAGCGCGAAGCTGATGCCCACGGACCCGCACGGCCGCGCCGAGACGACGGAATGGGTGTTCGCGGCGCTCAATTCGGTGGAGATGGCCAGCCTGCCCTGGGCGATGTCGAAGTTCATGGGACATCCGACGGACACGGCGGCGTGGAAATTCGTCGACGACTTCCTCAAGCTTCGGCTCAAGCATCTCGAGCCGGTGCTGGCCGGCCGCGAATGGCTGGCGGGCTCGTTCTCCGTCGCCGACATCCTGATGTCGGACGTGCTGCGCGTCGTCGATGGTTTCGAAGGGCTGGCGGACAGTCCTGCCTGCCGCGCCTACGTCGCACGCTCCACCGGCCGCCCGGCGTTCGCCAAGGCGCACGCGGACCAGATGGCGCATTTCGCTGCGGCGGATAAGGCGCGCGGAGCGTGA
- a CDS encoding acyl-CoA carboxylase subunit beta, protein MKHILDALEDRRAGAKLGGGEKRIEAQHARGKLTARERIELLLDKGSFEEFDMFVEHRSTEFGMEKTKVPGDGVVTGWGTVNGRKTFVFAKDFTVFGGSLSETHALKITKLQDMAMKARAPIIGLYDAGGARIQEGVAALAGYSYVFRRNVLASGVIPQISVIMGPCAGGDVYSPAMTDFIFMVKNTSYMFVTGPDVVKTVTNEVVTAEELGGASVHATRSSIADGAFENDVETLLQMRRLIDFLPSNNTDGVPEWPSFDDIGRVDMSLDTLIPDNPNKPYDMKELILKVVDEGDFFEIADMFAKNIVTGFGRIAGRTVGFVANQPMVLAGVLDSDASRKAARFVRFCDAFNIPIVTFVDVPGFLPGTAQEYGGLIKHGAKLLFAYSQCTVPLVTIITRKAYGGAFDVMASKEIGADMNYAWPTAQIAVMGAKGAVEIIFRSDIGDPDKIAARTKEYEDRFLSPFIAAERGYIDDVIMPHSTRKRIARALSMLKDKKVETPAKKHDNLPL, encoded by the coding sequence ATGAAACACATCCTGGACGCCCTTGAAGATCGTCGTGCCGGCGCAAAGCTCGGCGGCGGGGAGAAGCGCATCGAGGCGCAGCACGCCCGCGGCAAGCTGACCGCGCGCGAGCGCATCGAGCTGCTGCTCGACAAGGGATCGTTCGAGGAATTCGACATGTTCGTCGAGCACCGCTCCACCGAGTTCGGCATGGAGAAGACCAAGGTCCCCGGCGATGGCGTGGTCACCGGCTGGGGCACCGTCAACGGCCGCAAGACGTTCGTGTTCGCGAAGGATTTTACGGTCTTCGGCGGTTCGCTCTCGGAAACGCACGCGCTGAAGATCACGAAGCTGCAGGACATGGCGATGAAGGCGAGGGCGCCCATCATCGGCCTCTATGACGCGGGCGGCGCCCGCATCCAGGAAGGCGTGGCGGCGCTCGCCGGCTACTCCTACGTGTTCCGCCGCAACGTGCTCGCCTCGGGCGTGATCCCGCAGATCTCCGTCATCATGGGCCCCTGCGCCGGTGGCGACGTTTATTCGCCGGCGATGACCGACTTCATCTTCATGGTGAAGAACACCAGCTACATGTTCGTCACGGGCCCCGATGTGGTGAAGACCGTCACCAACGAGGTCGTCACGGCCGAAGAGCTCGGCGGCGCCTCGGTGCACGCCACGCGTTCCTCGATCGCCGATGGCGCCTTCGAGAACGACGTCGAGACGCTGTTGCAGATGCGGCGCCTGATCGACTTCCTGCCGTCCAACAACACCGACGGCGTTCCGGAATGGCCGAGCTTCGACGACATCGGCCGGGTCGACATGTCCCTGGACACGCTGATCCCCGACAATCCGAACAAACCCTACGACATGAAGGAGCTGATCCTGAAGGTCGTGGACGAGGGCGACTTCTTCGAGATCGCCGACATGTTCGCCAAGAACATCGTCACCGGCTTCGGCCGCATCGCGGGGCGCACCGTCGGCTTCGTCGCCAACCAGCCGATGGTGCTGGCCGGCGTGCTCGACAGCGATGCCTCGCGCAAGGCCGCGCGCTTCGTGCGCTTCTGCGACGCCTTCAACATCCCGATCGTCACCTTCGTCGACGTGCCGGGCTTCCTGCCCGGCACCGCGCAGGAATATGGCGGCCTGATCAAGCACGGCGCCAAGCTGCTGTTTGCCTATTCGCAGTGCACCGTGCCGCTGGTCACCATCATCACCCGCAAGGCCTATGGCGGCGCCTTCGACGTCATGGCCTCCAAGGAGATCGGCGCGGACATGAACTACGCCTGGCCGACCGCCCAGATCGCAGTGATGGGCGCCAAGGGCGCGGTCGAGATCATCTTCCGCTCAGACATCGGCGACCCCGACAAGATCGCCGCACGCACCAAGGAATACGAAGACCGCTTCCTGTCCCCCTTCATCGCCGCCGAGCGCGGCTATATCGACGACGTCATCATGCCGCACTCGACCCGCAAGCGGATCGCACGCGCGCTGTCGATGCTGAAGGACAAGAAGGTGGAAACGCCGGCGAAGAAGCACGACAATTTGCCGTTGTGA
- a CDS encoding LysR family transcriptional regulator, whose amino-acid sequence MATPRSHQQLLNLLQFVRVVEAGSFAEAARRAGTSTSAMSKAIARFEQMRGVKLLHRTTHAISLTHDGERLLESARDLLRQAEQLNVMLDEATGGEAGRVRLAAPGAFLRACIAPKLPAILKANPALELELKVDDFGLDLGSEGIDVAIRFGPLDRHPGVTAKRLATFPWVLVATRRYVEFMGEPRSIRDLKAHHQIGFRDPATGQLMPWQFQDPSDGALIRMVPRKRVVVEDMSVAWAMVSRGLGIAWLPAWCGLKDLEGGRIVELLRRWRVPNTPIHAVQVSRKQMPTRIRSLLRVLSDGASTWEYHG is encoded by the coding sequence ATGGCAACACCACGCAGCCATCAGCAGCTCCTCAATCTGCTCCAGTTCGTCCGCGTCGTCGAAGCTGGCTCGTTCGCCGAAGCCGCCCGCCGCGCCGGAACGTCGACCTCGGCGATGTCGAAGGCGATTGCGCGGTTCGAGCAGATGCGGGGCGTGAAGCTGCTTCATCGGACCACGCATGCGATCTCGCTGACGCATGACGGCGAACGCCTGCTGGAGAGCGCCCGCGATCTGTTGCGGCAGGCCGAGCAACTCAACGTGATGCTGGACGAAGCCACCGGGGGCGAAGCCGGACGCGTGCGCCTTGCAGCGCCGGGCGCTTTCCTCAGGGCCTGCATCGCGCCGAAGCTGCCGGCCATTCTCAAGGCCAATCCGGCGCTCGAGCTCGAGCTGAAGGTGGACGATTTCGGCCTCGATCTGGGATCCGAGGGGATTGACGTCGCTATCCGCTTCGGCCCCCTCGATCGCCATCCGGGCGTCACCGCGAAGCGGCTGGCGACGTTCCCCTGGGTGCTGGTCGCGACCCGCCGCTACGTTGAGTTCATGGGAGAACCGCGCTCGATTCGAGACCTCAAGGCGCATCATCAGATTGGTTTTCGTGATCCGGCAACCGGGCAGCTCATGCCGTGGCAGTTTCAGGATCCCTCGGACGGCGCGCTGATCAGGATGGTGCCGCGAAAGCGCGTGGTCGTCGAGGACATGTCGGTGGCGTGGGCGATGGTCTCGCGCGGCCTTGGAATAGCCTGGCTTCCGGCATGGTGCGGCCTGAAGGATCTCGAAGGTGGACGCATTGTCGAATTGTTGCGCCGCTGGCGGGTGCCGAATACGCCGATCCATGCCGTGCAAGTCAGCCGTAAACAGATGCCCACACGAATCCGCAGTCTGTTGCGGGTTCTCTCGGACGGTGCGTCCACTTGGGAATATCACGGGTAA
- the blaOXA gene encoding class D beta-lactamase: MITRRSTLGLLAAATIVPSRVLAHVAPPRNEIRDSLAKRFTDLGTSGTFVGYKVEDYLVVASDKERSGEGKLPASTFKIPNSLIALETGVVADPDKDVFPWDGVKRPIEAWNKDHTLRSAIAVSAVPVYQEIARRIGQERMQKYVDEFDYGNRDIGGGIDQFWLTGALRIDPVEQIDFVDRLRRRALPISKRSQDLVADILPVTKVGDSVIRAKSGLLGAERGEPSLGWMVGWAEKGEAHTVFALNMDCKEPRLISERMPLTQACLAEIGAI; this comes from the coding sequence TTGATCACCCGCCGTTCCACTCTCGGCCTGCTCGCCGCAGCCACAATCGTGCCCTCGCGCGTGCTCGCCCACGTCGCGCCGCCGCGCAACGAGATCCGCGACAGCCTGGCAAAGCGCTTCACCGACCTTGGCACGTCAGGCACCTTCGTCGGCTACAAGGTCGAGGACTATCTGGTCGTCGCCAGCGACAAGGAGCGCTCGGGCGAGGGGAAGCTGCCGGCCTCGACCTTCAAGATTCCCAACTCGCTGATCGCGCTGGAGACCGGCGTGGTCGCCGACCCCGACAAGGATGTGTTTCCCTGGGATGGCGTGAAGCGCCCGATCGAGGCCTGGAACAAGGATCACACGTTACGCAGTGCGATCGCGGTGAGTGCGGTGCCGGTCTATCAGGAGATCGCGCGGCGCATCGGGCAGGAGCGCATGCAGAAATACGTCGACGAGTTCGACTACGGCAATCGCGATATCGGCGGCGGTATCGACCAGTTCTGGCTCACCGGGGCGCTGCGCATCGATCCGGTCGAGCAGATCGATTTCGTCGATCGGCTGCGCCGCCGTGCGCTGCCGATCAGCAAGCGCAGCCAGGATCTCGTCGCTGACATCCTGCCGGTCACCAAGGTGGGCGACAGCGTCATCCGCGCCAAGTCTGGGTTGCTCGGCGCCGAGCGCGGCGAGCCGTCGCTTGGCTGGATGGTCGGCTGGGCCGAGAAGGGCGAAGCGCACACCGTGTTCGCGCTCAACATGGACTGCAAGGAGCCGCGTCTCATCAGTGAGCGCATGCCGCTGACGCAAGCCTGCCTTGCCGAGATCGGCGCGATCTAG
- a CDS encoding EscU/YscU/HrcU family type III secretion system export apparatus switch protein — protein MSDSSKLAIALHYEKGTNAPVVVAKGRGTIGEKIVEIAKAHDIPIEENEVLAGALSKVELGEEIPPDLYKAVAEVLVFVLRLSGRGR, from the coding sequence ATGAGCGATTCCTCCAAGCTTGCGATTGCCCTGCACTACGAGAAGGGCACCAACGCGCCGGTCGTCGTCGCCAAGGGCAGGGGCACGATCGGCGAAAAGATCGTCGAGATCGCCAAGGCCCACGACATTCCGATCGAGGAAAACGAGGTCTTGGCCGGCGCGCTGTCCAAGGTCGAGCTCGGCGAGGAGATCCCGCCGGACCTTTACAAGGCGGTCGCCGAGGTGCTGGTTTTCGTGCTGCGGCTGTCGGGCCGAGGGCGGTAG